A window of the Streptomyces formicae genome harbors these coding sequences:
- a CDS encoding helicase-related protein: MQPQGPFERGQRVRVQAAGVPEFATIRFALPGDQSGSWDLILVDDEDRRHEVNLEAGDTETVRPLVSDGQADSARVLAAMWTQWMNAAATNAESSAMAATPLKPYAHQTTAVYGAMLPQPLLRFLLCDEPGTGKTIMAGLYLREMQRLGLIKRAIIVCPANLATKWVDDFQRLLGGGLRQLTSATVREDALNSNDLWVVSLELAAVNPAVQDAIRPDKAGWDLVVFDEAHRLTPTAAGFHQVGRLLAKNTPRALLMTATPHRGKEWLFRHLLHLVDPEIYPDPGNDPNIELSALRPGPIHFLRRMKEDLVDYDGTTRLFKGRTAHNHSVPLSQTEYGFYRAALDMVDRFFPPVAQPLARMVYGKRAASSLYALAETLRRRHEHMGAMSEAEAALIADREDHGDEAEVDEAKVIHTVSASTRAERAAINSLVQQIEATVGDSRWQPSKWKRLTDDCLAAHGIHPGNGEQAVVFTEYADSAEWIARRLQAQGYTAQLYSGRQGKFERDEARKAFMRGEFQIIVTTDAGNEGIDLQAAHVLVNYDIPWSLVRLEQRMGRIHRVGQHRDVYLYNLVATDTREGKTLLRLLDNFVTAANELRGQMFDSLSAVAEITGVDYDKWLSDLYGNDELKKQQAIDAAQAVQAQELSRAARKVRDNERRLASQVDAVAALTLLQRDLFARINPAIVEAYLDRLAVAGVLKSAPTAAGPGFRRLSLSGKAIFPATLGGRNEVHVATSGDVVREASESIDIGDTVTLGPGESGFSDLINLAEHTLAEDLYQSGAASDPTSLTPYDLYAYEATMTESNGRRASVWATLIKVDDSGNARPVRWESLANLVPTDQYGGSPHPAREGHALTAAREVAATTVAEHRKVRADWFAQARRDLTNLPLSLTDRIDDRAARLELRHRLQTQTGQRLEELERLADVHLTEPKQVGRIRVLATADISVQAEIDAELVSMRRVQQLLEDDGWTVADVHTEGRGYDLEARRHSQVRHVEVKGVLGSAASDGIRMTGNEVLIATQHRKEYWLYVIDQCADGKGRFFGAYQDPATLFANVMTGNAVFRVPGSSLKNAPGSNA, from the coding sequence ATGCAGCCCCAAGGTCCATTTGAGCGCGGCCAGAGAGTAAGGGTTCAGGCCGCGGGCGTACCAGAGTTCGCCACAATCAGGTTCGCCCTGCCCGGAGATCAATCGGGGTCATGGGATCTCATCCTGGTCGACGACGAAGACCGTCGTCACGAAGTGAATCTGGAAGCCGGAGACACCGAGACCGTGCGGCCTCTCGTCAGCGACGGGCAGGCTGACTCCGCACGCGTGCTGGCGGCGATGTGGACCCAGTGGATGAACGCCGCAGCGACCAACGCTGAGTCCAGCGCGATGGCGGCCACGCCACTGAAGCCGTACGCGCACCAGACCACGGCCGTATACGGAGCGATGCTCCCCCAACCCCTGCTGCGATTCCTCCTCTGTGACGAGCCGGGCACCGGGAAAACGATCATGGCTGGTCTATATCTGCGAGAGATGCAGAGGCTCGGCCTGATAAAGCGGGCGATCATCGTGTGCCCAGCGAATCTGGCCACCAAGTGGGTGGACGACTTCCAGCGACTACTGGGAGGCGGGCTGAGGCAGCTGACCTCGGCCACGGTGCGTGAGGACGCTCTGAACTCCAACGACCTGTGGGTGGTGTCGCTGGAATTGGCAGCGGTGAACCCTGCGGTGCAGGACGCCATCCGGCCGGACAAGGCCGGCTGGGATTTGGTCGTCTTCGACGAAGCGCACCGACTGACTCCGACTGCCGCCGGATTCCACCAGGTCGGACGGCTGCTGGCCAAGAACACCCCGCGGGCGCTGCTGATGACGGCAACTCCGCACCGGGGCAAAGAGTGGCTCTTCCGACACCTGTTGCATCTGGTCGACCCAGAGATCTACCCGGATCCGGGCAACGACCCCAACATCGAGCTCAGTGCGCTGCGGCCCGGCCCTATCCATTTCCTGCGGCGGATGAAGGAGGACTTGGTCGACTACGACGGCACGACCCGCTTGTTCAAGGGGCGCACCGCGCACAACCACAGCGTCCCGCTGTCGCAGACCGAGTACGGCTTCTACAGGGCCGCCCTAGATATGGTCGACCGGTTCTTCCCTCCGGTGGCGCAGCCGCTTGCTCGCATGGTCTACGGCAAGCGAGCAGCCTCCAGTCTCTACGCGCTGGCCGAGACGCTGCGCCGGCGGCACGAGCACATGGGGGCGATGAGCGAGGCGGAGGCGGCACTCATCGCCGACCGGGAGGATCACGGTGACGAGGCCGAGGTCGATGAGGCGAAGGTGATTCACACGGTCTCCGCCTCGACCAGGGCTGAGCGGGCCGCGATCAACAGCCTTGTGCAGCAGATCGAGGCAACGGTCGGCGACTCTCGCTGGCAGCCGTCGAAGTGGAAGCGGCTCACCGACGACTGCCTGGCCGCCCACGGAATCCACCCTGGGAACGGTGAACAGGCTGTTGTCTTCACCGAGTACGCAGACTCAGCCGAGTGGATCGCCCGGCGGCTCCAGGCCCAGGGATACACCGCTCAGCTCTACTCCGGCCGCCAGGGAAAGTTCGAACGCGACGAGGCGCGCAAGGCATTCATGCGCGGCGAATTCCAGATCATCGTCACCACTGACGCTGGCAACGAGGGCATCGACCTGCAGGCCGCGCACGTGCTCGTGAACTACGACATCCCGTGGTCTTTGGTCCGCCTCGAACAGCGGATGGGACGCATCCACCGCGTCGGTCAGCACCGCGACGTCTACCTCTACAACCTGGTCGCCACCGACACCCGGGAAGGCAAGACCCTGCTCCGCCTCCTGGACAACTTCGTAACGGCTGCGAACGAGCTGCGCGGCCAGATGTTCGACAGTCTCTCGGCAGTCGCCGAAATCACCGGCGTCGACTACGACAAGTGGCTGTCGGACCTCTACGGCAACGACGAGCTGAAGAAGCAGCAGGCCATCGATGCCGCCCAGGCGGTCCAAGCGCAGGAACTGAGCCGGGCAGCCCGGAAGGTACGGGACAACGAGCGACGCCTGGCCAGCCAGGTGGACGCGGTGGCCGCACTGACCCTGCTTCAGCGTGATTTGTTCGCACGCATCAACCCGGCCATCGTCGAGGCATACCTCGACCGGCTCGCGGTGGCCGGCGTGCTGAAGTCCGCTCCGACCGCGGCCGGGCCCGGGTTCCGACGGCTCTCCCTGAGCGGCAAGGCTATATTTCCGGCCACTCTGGGCGGACGGAACGAGGTTCACGTCGCCACCAGCGGGGACGTGGTACGCGAAGCCTCGGAGAGCATCGACATCGGCGACACCGTCACCCTCGGCCCCGGTGAGTCCGGCTTCAGCGACCTGATCAACTTAGCCGAGCACACACTGGCCGAGGACCTGTACCAGTCCGGCGCCGCATCCGACCCCACCAGCCTCACCCCGTACGACTTGTACGCGTATGAAGCGACGATGACCGAAAGCAACGGCAGGCGCGCCAGCGTATGGGCCACCTTGATCAAGGTGGACGACAGCGGCAATGCTCGCCCGGTGCGATGGGAGTCCCTGGCCAACCTCGTGCCCACCGACCAGTACGGCGGCTCACCGCATCCGGCCCGGGAGGGCCACGCGCTCACAGCCGCCCGCGAAGTGGCCGCCACGACCGTCGCGGAGCACCGGAAGGTGCGCGCCGACTGGTTCGCACAGGCCCGCCGCGACCTGACCAACCTTCCGCTGAGCCTGACCGATCGCATCGATGACCGCGCCGCCCGTCTTGAGCTGCGGCACCGGCTTCAGACCCAGACCGGTCAGCGACTCGAAGAGCTCGAGCGGCTCGCGGACGTCCATCTGACTGAACCGAAGCAGGTGGGTCGAATCCGCGTCCTGGCCACCGCCGACATCAGCGTCCAGGCCGAGATCGACGCCGAGCTGGTCTCCATGCGGCGCGTGCAGCAGCTCCTTGAGGACGACGGCTGGACCGTGGCCGATGTCCACACCGAGGGCCGTGGTTACGACTTGGAGGCCCGCCGCCACAGCCAGGTCCGCCATGTCGAGGTCAAGGGCGTGCTGGGCAGCGCGGCCAGCGACGGCATCCGGATGACAGGCAACGAAGTCCTCATCGCGACCCAGCACCGCAAGGAGTACTGGCTCTACGTCATCGACCAGTGCGCCGACGGCAAGGGCCGATTCTTCGGCGCCTAC